A window from Leptothermofonsia sichuanensis E412 encodes these proteins:
- a CDS encoding class I SAM-dependent methyltransferase codes for MDLTEKIRQQFDSLPYPQVPLEQSPLDDPNLLFIHSLMTPFYLRSQTIPDTQNTAILDVGCGSGYKSLALAVANPQSVVIGIDLSEPSLEVARVRAQTQGIGNAEFHLLAISDLPQLGRNFDYINCDETLYLFRDIGEGFQLLRSVLKPEGIIRANLHSAYQRATYFRAQELFKQLGLMAANPGELEVQIVADTLKSLKPDVNLAKTWTKDPFEPEGTINSSAVLMNFLFQGDKGYTIPDLFDALRQADLELISMVNWREWDLLSLFQNPEDLPLFWEITLPELSDEMHLTLFELISPQHRLLDFWCGYAGQRKPYRPLNDWSRAEWEQAHIHLHPVLSTPRARADLVDSIQAQQPWEVSRYLSTTIKTPCQVESHLAACLLPLWDAPQTIQSLIDRRLQTCPNDLVTLVPLSEEQAFEQLKALLMRLETFLYVLVEW; via the coding sequence ATGGATTTAACCGAGAAAATTCGGCAGCAGTTTGACAGTCTGCCCTACCCTCAAGTTCCCTTGGAGCAATCTCCGCTGGACGATCCCAATTTGTTATTTATTCACAGTTTGATGACTCCTTTTTATTTGAGAAGCCAGACGATTCCTGATACGCAAAATACTGCCATTTTAGATGTGGGCTGTGGTAGTGGCTATAAATCCCTGGCGCTGGCAGTAGCCAATCCCCAATCGGTCGTGATTGGGATTGACCTGTCAGAACCATCCCTTGAAGTTGCCAGGGTTCGGGCGCAAACCCAGGGGATTGGGAATGCTGAGTTTCATCTGCTTGCGATCAGTGACCTGCCCCAGCTTGGACGAAACTTTGACTACATTAACTGTGATGAAACGTTATACCTGTTTCGAGACATTGGAGAGGGATTTCAACTACTGAGGTCTGTGCTCAAACCTGAGGGTATAATCCGGGCTAATTTGCACAGCGCCTACCAGCGGGCCACGTATTTCCGCGCTCAGGAATTGTTTAAGCAGCTTGGATTAATGGCGGCTAACCCTGGTGAATTAGAAGTTCAAATTGTAGCGGATACCCTCAAATCCCTGAAACCCGATGTTAACCTCGCTAAAACCTGGACCAAAGACCCGTTTGAGCCGGAAGGTACCATTAATTCCTCAGCCGTTTTAATGAATTTTTTATTTCAGGGTGATAAAGGATACACCATCCCTGATTTATTCGATGCTCTGAGGCAGGCGGATCTGGAGTTGATCAGCATGGTAAATTGGCGAGAATGGGACTTACTGAGCTTATTTCAAAATCCAGAGGATCTCCCCTTATTCTGGGAAATCACGCTGCCCGAATTGTCGGATGAAATGCATCTCACCCTGTTTGAGTTGATTTCTCCCCAGCATCGGTTGTTAGATTTTTGGTGTGGGTATGCGGGACAGAGAAAACCTTACCGCCCTCTCAATGACTGGTCGCGGGCTGAATGGGAACAGGCCCACATTCACCTGCATCCGGTATTGAGCACCCCCAGAGCAAGAGCCGATCTGGTGGACAGTATTCAAGCCCAGCAACCCTGGGAAGTCAGCCGCTACCTCTCAACTACCATTAAAACTCCCTGCCAGGTTGAGAGCCATCTGGCAGCCTGCCTGCTTCCTTTGTGGGATGCCCCTCAAACAATTCAGTCGTTGATTGACAGACGCCTGCAAACCTGCCCAAATGATTTAGTGACGCTTGTTCCATTAAGTGAGGAGCAGGCATTCGAGCAACTGAAGGCACTGCTGATGCGGCTGGAGACGTTTTTGTATGTTCTGGTTGAATGGTAG
- a CDS encoding ATP-binding protein, whose translation MKQPSNLSERKYLETPAASGVNWPTPSSADVPETVQTATQLTYEQCLNRLGQRLNQIVTACLSETVNSQENGEASGDLEIFQAIAQELSEVLVNATVILFQAKTVPNCEAVTGSSERLSGCFGSNSQQLTIMPSESCPPNGVEFEVCQIKLQHDVNSQSPISCLLASGNLFYPKLGARLALDDLQHWQAQAPEEVWAIGDEQPPYGWLVIHTGSSFRSGVNPSIDLPSSRLIQQSIRLGVVALQQIRLIQAHCQQRQQLRDRNRDLVQINQLKSEFLANTSHEIRTPLSSILGFTHLLQAQGFSPMNLRHQEYLNIILTSGQHLLSLINDILDVSKIEANQLDLQWETVDVRNLCQMAITLVKEKASDKGLKTHLQIAPTVTTLVADGLRLKQMLFNLLSNAIKFTLKGEIGIEVTLAKDILRFTVWDTGTGISQEQQQLLFRPYAQLANVATGPGEGTGLGLALTQKLAELHGGWVEVCSEPDQGSRFTIALPLVPPSLPAPTLEATETPISETKSVSETKSVSETKPASVDLNLQETSAPKHPRPCEMEPHSRAASRRDVRPTNRRKKKLHSPVGSSLPQCFSEGTPSPIRTLRPNHLMLVEDNVHNAKLMLTFLSKSGYEVTWVQDGREMWQALERSLPALILMDIHLPEVDGLTLTRQLKQHDRYQAIPVIAQTALAMKGDRDLCLEAGAVDYISKPIDLDVLAKMVKQVLESVENLENLENLENLENLESLESLKQEVKH comes from the coding sequence ATGAAACAGCCTTCAAACCTGTCTGAACGAAAATACCTGGAGACCCCGGCCGCCAGCGGGGTAAACTGGCCTACTCCATCCAGTGCGGACGTGCCAGAAACGGTGCAAACAGCAACGCAACTCACCTATGAACAGTGCTTAAATCGTTTGGGGCAACGACTCAATCAGATCGTGACTGCTTGCCTGAGTGAAACTGTAAATTCTCAGGAGAATGGGGAAGCTTCAGGCGATTTAGAGATTTTTCAGGCGATCGCCCAGGAACTGTCTGAGGTCCTGGTTAATGCCACTGTAATTCTGTTTCAGGCAAAGACTGTTCCCAATTGTGAAGCCGTAACGGGGTCATCAGAAAGGCTCAGTGGCTGTTTCGGCAGCAATAGCCAGCAGCTTACCATCATGCCATCCGAGTCTTGCCCCCCAAACGGGGTTGAGTTCGAGGTCTGTCAGATTAAGCTCCAGCACGATGTAAATAGCCAATCCCCCATTTCCTGCCTCCTTGCTTCCGGCAATCTTTTTTATCCCAAGTTAGGAGCCAGGCTTGCTCTCGACGATTTACAACACTGGCAAGCACAGGCACCAGAAGAGGTCTGGGCAATCGGAGATGAGCAGCCCCCCTATGGTTGGCTAGTGATCCATACAGGTTCGTCATTCCGATCTGGGGTGAACCCGTCAATCGATTTACCCAGTTCCCGCCTGATTCAACAGAGCATCCGTCTGGGTGTGGTGGCGCTACAACAGATCCGGCTGATCCAGGCACATTGCCAACAACGGCAGCAACTCCGCGATCGCAACCGTGATCTGGTACAGATCAACCAGCTTAAAAGTGAATTTTTAGCAAACACCAGCCATGAAATTCGCACCCCCTTAAGTTCAATCCTGGGTTTTACCCATTTGTTGCAGGCGCAGGGTTTCAGCCCGATGAACCTGCGGCATCAAGAGTACCTCAACATTATTCTGACCAGTGGGCAACACCTGCTCTCACTGATTAATGACATTCTCGATGTGTCGAAAATTGAAGCAAACCAGCTCGACTTGCAGTGGGAAACGGTGGACGTGCGCAACCTTTGCCAGATGGCAATAACACTGGTGAAAGAAAAAGCAAGTGATAAAGGGCTAAAAACCCATCTGCAAATTGCCCCCACGGTGACCACCCTCGTTGCCGATGGTCTGCGGCTGAAGCAAATGCTATTCAACCTGCTGTCCAATGCAATCAAATTTACCCTGAAGGGCGAAATTGGGATTGAGGTCACATTGGCAAAGGATATTTTGCGATTTACCGTTTGGGATACTGGAACCGGCATTTCACAAGAGCAGCAGCAGTTATTATTTCGCCCCTATGCCCAACTGGCAAACGTGGCGACTGGGCCGGGGGAAGGAACCGGGTTGGGACTGGCATTGACTCAAAAGCTGGCCGAGCTTCACGGTGGCTGGGTGGAGGTTTGCTCCGAACCTGACCAGGGATCGCGCTTTACCATTGCCCTGCCCCTGGTCCCGCCATCCCTGCCTGCCCCCACTTTAGAAGCAACTGAAACTCCGATATCTGAAACAAAGTCGGTATCTGAAACAAAGTCGGTATCTGAAACAAAGCCAGCATCGGTTGATCTGAATTTGCAGGAGACATCTGCCCCCAAACATCCACGGCCCTGTGAGATGGAGCCACACTCCAGGGCGGCATCCCGGCGAGATGTGCGTCCTACCAACCGCCGTAAAAAGAAGCTCCACTCTCCAGTGGGGTCCTCACTGCCTCAGTGTTTTTCAGAGGGTACTCCCAGTCCAATCAGGACTCTCCGTCCCAACCATCTGATGTTAGTGGAAGATAATGTTCACAATGCCAAGCTGATGCTGACATTTCTGAGCAAATCAGGCTACGAGGTAACCTGGGTGCAGGATGGACGGGAAATGTGGCAGGCACTTGAGCGGTCTCTGCCAGCTCTGATTTTGATGGATATTCATCTCCCAGAGGTGGATGGACTGACCCTAACCCGCCAGCTTAAACAGCACGATCGCTACCAGGCGATTCCTGTCATTGCCCAGACAGCCCTGGCAATGAAGGGCGATCGCGACCTTTGCCTGGAAGCCGGAGCGGTTGATTACATTTCTAAGCCCATCGATCTGGATGTACTGGCAAAAATGGTAAAACAGGTTTTAGAGAGTGTAGAAAATTTAGAGAATTTAGAGAATTTGGAAAATTTAGAGAATTTGGAAAGTTTGGAGAGTTTGAAGCAGGAAGTTAAGCATTGA
- a CDS encoding lipid-A-disaccharide synthase-related protein yields MRLLCLSNGHGEDAIALRILQALQSSPHAPQIEALPIVGEGHAYTRAGIPLIGAVKTMPSGGFVYMDGRQLARDIRGGLLKLTVTQLQAVRAWARGAGRGEASPLSHSPSFILAVGDIVPLLFAWFSGVPYGFVGTAKSEYYIRDEAGWLPRKSWWSDRLERWTGCIYHPWERWLMSRPGCKAVFPRDSITAQNLRRYGIPAFDMGNPMMDGLEWEAPDKGGRIPGEPVISSFIPHPSSLTIVLLPGSRPPEAYGNWEMLLLAVNGLLAQMERPLLLLAAIAPGLDLDRLHQAVQAFRWQPTADGTYAVGFGENRAILVLAQDRYAEFLHRADLAIAMAGTATEQFIGLGKPAITLPGRGPQFTPGFAEAQTRLLGPSVTLVQTPEQVASAIQALLKNPDRLQLIAENGRRRMGPPGSARRIAQCLIEQFRGQEIGNRR; encoded by the coding sequence ATGCGTTTACTTTGCCTGAGCAATGGGCACGGAGAAGATGCGATCGCCCTCCGCATTTTGCAAGCCCTCCAGTCTTCTCCCCATGCCCCCCAGATCGAAGCCCTGCCCATTGTGGGGGAGGGTCATGCCTACACCAGAGCCGGGATTCCCCTGATTGGTGCGGTCAAGACGATGCCATCTGGTGGCTTTGTTTATATGGATGGCAGACAGCTTGCAAGAGATATTCGGGGAGGGTTGCTGAAGTTGACAGTGACACAATTGCAGGCTGTGCGTGCCTGGGCGAGAGGGGCGGGGAGAGGAGAGGCCTCTCCCCTCTCCCACTCCCCATCATTTATCCTCGCTGTGGGCGACATTGTGCCACTGCTGTTTGCCTGGTTCAGTGGGGTGCCCTATGGTTTTGTGGGCACTGCCAAGTCCGAATATTACATTCGGGATGAGGCCGGTTGGCTACCGAGGAAGTCGTGGTGGAGTGATCGCCTGGAACGCTGGACTGGCTGTATTTACCATCCCTGGGAGCGCTGGCTGATGAGTCGTCCTGGTTGCAAAGCCGTTTTTCCCAGAGACAGCATCACAGCTCAAAACCTGCGTCGTTATGGGATACCAGCGTTTGACATGGGGAACCCAATGATGGATGGGCTGGAGTGGGAAGCGCCAGATAAAGGCGGAAGGATACCGGGTGAACCAGTGATTTCCTCGTTCATCCCCCATCCGTCATCCTTAACAATTGTCCTTCTCCCTGGTTCCCGTCCACCGGAAGCCTATGGAAATTGGGAAATGCTGTTGCTGGCAGTGAACGGACTTCTGGCTCAAATGGAACGACCATTGCTGCTGCTGGCGGCGATCGCCCCCGGGCTTGATCTGGATCGATTGCACCAGGCGGTGCAGGCTTTCCGCTGGCAACCCACTGCCGATGGAACTTACGCCGTGGGCTTCGGTGAAAACCGGGCAATCCTGGTGCTGGCACAGGATCGGTATGCTGAGTTTTTGCACCGGGCAGATTTGGCGATCGCTATGGCGGGGACGGCAACCGAGCAATTTATTGGTCTGGGGAAACCTGCGATTACCCTCCCTGGCAGGGGACCCCAGTTTACTCCAGGATTTGCCGAAGCTCAAACCCGGCTGCTGGGTCCCTCTGTTACCCTGGTTCAGACACCAGAGCAGGTTGCTTCTGCCATCCAGGCTCTGTTGAAAAACCCCGATCGCCTGCAATTGATTGCTGAAAATGGTCGCCGCCGCATGGGTCCCCCTGGTTCTGCCCGGCGTATTGCCCAATGTTTAATCGAACAATTCAGGGGACAGGAGATAGGGAATAGGAGATAG
- a CDS encoding glycosyltransferase: protein MRVALVHDYLREYGNAERVLQVLHRMYPEAPVYTAFVDPRGLGATIDRFAGWDIRTTWAHRLPAIAHHYNTYRFLLPYFWESLDLSAYDLVISSSGNYLSKAVLTRADTLHVCYCHTPPRYLWEPATHALPSWYTPWIDSQLRQYDFHVAQRCDRFVANSARVARRIKKFYRCTAEVIPPPVSIQGEGQAGNQYYLYVGPLTRDQHVDLAVAACTRSDRPLWIVGTGSDAQRLQALAGKSIRFLGAVPDQNLTELYAHAKALLFLNPDADFGFPPVEAMGRGVPVIASAQSGIQEIVLNYRTGLLFAEPTVESLCETLSQFEGLRFFSHACIQRAEEFAESVFVAKLEWFITQAFDDHPHHTHPSP from the coding sequence ATGAGAGTAGCACTGGTTCACGACTATCTTCGGGAATATGGTAATGCTGAACGAGTCCTGCAAGTATTGCATCGGATGTACCCGGAGGCTCCGGTTTATACTGCATTTGTTGACCCCAGAGGCTTGGGTGCAACCATAGACCGTTTTGCGGGATGGGATATTCGAACAACCTGGGCACACAGATTACCTGCGATCGCCCATCACTACAACACTTACCGTTTCCTCCTGCCCTATTTTTGGGAATCCCTTGACCTGTCTGCCTATGATCTGGTTATCTCCTCCTCTGGCAACTACCTGAGCAAAGCAGTCCTCACCCGTGCCGATACTCTGCATGTTTGCTATTGCCACACGCCCCCCCGATATCTGTGGGAGCCAGCAACCCACGCCCTGCCCAGCTGGTACACCCCCTGGATAGACAGCCAGTTGCGCCAGTACGACTTTCATGTAGCCCAACGGTGCGATCGCTTCGTTGCAAACTCTGCAAGAGTGGCTCGCCGTATCAAAAAGTTCTATCGCTGCACGGCTGAAGTGATTCCACCGCCAGTATCGATTCAGGGCGAGGGCCAGGCAGGTAATCAATATTACCTCTATGTCGGACCACTGACCCGCGATCAGCACGTAGATCTGGCAGTAGCCGCCTGCACTCGTAGCGATCGCCCCCTCTGGATAGTCGGTACTGGTAGCGATGCCCAGAGGTTGCAGGCACTTGCTGGCAAATCCATCCGCTTTCTGGGGGCTGTTCCAGACCAGAACCTGACCGAACTCTATGCCCATGCCAAAGCGCTCTTGTTTCTCAATCCTGACGCTGATTTTGGCTTTCCTCCAGTAGAGGCAATGGGGCGGGGCGTGCCTGTCATTGCTTCAGCCCAAAGTGGTATCCAGGAAATCGTCCTGAACTATCGCACTGGCTTACTGTTTGCAGAACCTACGGTAGAAAGCCTCTGTGAAACACTATCCCAATTTGAAGGGCTGCGATTCTTCTCCCATGCCTGCATTCAAAGGGCTGAAGAATTTGCTGAATCAGTCTTTGTTGCCAAACTAGAGTGGTTTATTACCCAGGCATTCGATGACCACCCCCATCACACCCACCCATCTCCCTAA
- a CDS encoding PDDEXK family nuclease, with amino-acid sequence MARNPVSDTAARFELKYLLPDRLPELAVNQDSLKNIQIGLAGVSRLLLPLAVLWLLGAIGLGWLVKSFLILIGLILLTPIIAFLGFQWWLKRNLIQSVCPVCQYEFMSLKQTEFRCPNCSEPLKAENGQFHRLAPPGTIDVSAVEIPAQKIEE; translated from the coding sequence ATGGCAAGAAACCCGGTTTCTGACACTGCTGCAAGATTTGAGTTAAAGTATTTACTCCCCGATCGCTTACCGGAGCTTGCTGTGAATCAAGACAGTCTCAAAAATATTCAAATAGGGCTGGCAGGTGTCAGTCGGCTACTCCTGCCCTTAGCTGTTTTGTGGCTTTTGGGAGCCATCGGGTTAGGGTGGCTGGTCAAGTCCTTTTTGATTCTGATTGGGCTGATTCTGCTCACCCCCATCATCGCTTTTTTGGGATTTCAGTGGTGGTTAAAACGAAATTTAATTCAATCTGTCTGCCCGGTTTGCCAGTATGAGTTTATGAGTCTGAAGCAGACTGAGTTTCGCTGTCCCAACTGTAGCGAACCCCTGAAGGCAGAAAATGGCCAGTTTCACCGCCTGGCACCTCCTGGAACAATTGACGTGAGTGCCGTTGAAATCCCAGCTCAGAAAATTGAGGAATGA